One genomic window of Pelmatolapia mariae isolate MD_Pm_ZW linkage group LG5, Pm_UMD_F_2, whole genome shotgun sequence includes the following:
- the LOC134628028 gene encoding inter-alpha-trypsin inhibitor heavy chain H3-like, whose protein sequence is MERTVVQIALFGLLLALASTLPNKDDWDIYSFHINSTVTSRYATTVITSRVANRMDESKEIEFHVRIPKNAFISKFRMFIDGQVYDGVVKTKEQAQQQYTEAVSRGESAGLVSSVGRTLEEFKTSVTVAAHKKVTFELTYEELMKRTHGKYELQIHARPMQLVRDFKVDVYIHEEAGISFINVKGGLSTKALANAITKTHVDKEAWVHFYPTVDQQKMCDSCSDQGMNGDLVIVYDVNRDNGLGHIKTSAGYFVHHFAPSDLPRMPKNVVFVIDQSGSMGGRKILQTRIALIHILNDLAEDDYFGLITFDGNIFHWERELVQANSKNLESAKNFASNIQARGSTDINEAVLQGASMLNDHSREGSASILILLTDGDPTSGVTNLEKIQSNVREAIAGKFPLYCLGFGFDVDFKFLEKMSLQNNGVARRIYEDSDADLQLKGFYEEVATPLLTDVTMIYVGGTNLTQTNFSQYYNGSEIVVAGEITDNNIETFTPQVVAISSNRRIIFSNPNKTVESTGTVPDDRIQRVWAYLTVKQLLEKELQLSGHEKEKVKKEALELSLKYSFVTTLTSMVVTKPPGENTDVLHKPKEGETPQRWQPPVDQSFSRQYSAPSSRLSGSPFGE, encoded by the exons gaTGACTGGGACATCTACAGCTTTCACATCAACTCCACAGTGACCAGTCGTTATGCCACCACTGTCATCACAAGCCGTGTTGCCAATCGTATGGATGAATCAAAGGAAATTGAATTTCATGTTCGGATTCCCAAGAATGCCTTCATCAGTAAATTCCGAAT GTTTATCGATGGCCAAGTTTATGATGGTGTTGTGAAAACTAAGGAGCAAGCTCAGCAGCAGTACACTGAAGCTGTGTCCCGTGGTGAAAGTGCTGGACTTGTTAG TTCCGTAGGGAGGACATTGGAGGAATTTAAGACCTCTGTAACTGTGGCTGCTCACAAAAAGGTCACTTTTGAACTCACATATGAGGAACTGATGAAACGCACACATGGCAAGTACGAGCTGCAAATTCATGCTCGACCCATGCAGCTTGTCAGAGACTTCAAG GTGGACGTGTACATTCACGAGGAAGCTGGCATCAGTTTCATCAATGTGAAAGGAGGCCTGAGCACCAAAGCCCTCGCTAATGCCATCACTAAAACACACGTAGATAAAGAG GCGTGGGTGCATTTCTATCCAACAGTTGACCAACAGAAGATGTGTGACAGCTGTAGTGATCAGGGTATGAATGGAGATCTAGTTATTGTTTATGATGTCAACAGGGACAATGGACTAGGACACATCAAG ACATCTGCTGGGTACTTTGTTCATCACTTTGCTCCATCTGATCTTCCTCGAATGCCGAAAAATGTCGTCTTTGTTATTGATCAGAGTGGCTCAATGGGGGGCAGAAAAATACTCCAG ACTAGGATCGCATTAATCCACATTTTGAATGATCTGGCAGAAGATGACTACTTTGGTCTGATCACTTTTGATGGCAACATTTTTCACTGGGAGCGAGAACTCGTTCAGGCCAACAGCAAAAACCTGGAAAGCGCCAAAAACTTTGCAAGCAATATACAAGCTAGAGGAT CCACAGATATAAATGAAGCAGTGTTGCAAGGAGCAAGTATGCTGAATGATCATAGCAGAGAAGGTTCAGCATCTATCCTTATACTTCTCACAGATGGAGACCCAACCTCAG GGGTGACAAATCTGGAGAAAATTCAGTCAAATGTAAGAGAGGCTATTGCAGGCAAATTCCCACTGTACTgtcttggttttggttttgatgTTGATTTTAAGTTCCTTGAGAAAATGTCGCTGCAAAATAACGGTGTGGCACGACGGATTTATGAAGACTCTGATGCTGATTTACAGCTGAAG GGTTTCTATGAAGAGGTGGCCACACCTCTATTAACAGATGTGACAATGATCTATGTGGGTGGGACCAATCTAACCCAGACTAACTTCAGCCAGTATTATAATGGTTCTGAGATTGTGGTGGCCGGTGAGATCACAGATAATAACATTGAAACCTTCACCCCTCAAGTTGTGGCCATTTCG AGTAATAGAAGAATAATATTCTCTAATCCAAATAAAACTGTGGAATCCACTGGAACAGTGCCTGATGACCGTATCCAGAGGGTTTGGGCATACCTCACAGTTAAACAGCTTCTAGAGAAAGA GCTTCAGTTATCTGGACATGAGAAAGAGAAAGTAAAGAAGGAGGCTTTGGAGCTGTCACTGAAGTACAGTTTTGTGACTACTCTCACATCTATGGTGGTCACAAAGCCTCCAGGAGAGAACACAGATGTGCTTCATAAACCAAAGGAAGGTGAAACACCACAGAGATGGCAGCCCCCTGTAGATCAGTCATTTTCAAGACAATATTCGGCTCCTAGTAGTCGCCTGAGTGGCAGTCCATTTGGTGAgtag